From the genome of Desulfobacterales bacterium:
GGGAACGGCCCCGAAAGGAGTATCTCAAACGGATGGACGACCTGCTCAACTATCAACTCCAGACCATGGGGGTTACCCCGGCGGCGTAAGCTCTCACAGGCACTGAATCTGCTTCGGAGTCTCCTTGCAGTCGCTTACCTGTCATCGGCCTGGTCCGCATACCCGGTGTATAGCGAACAGGCCTCTTTGTCGGTCCACACTGCGACACGACGATTGACACGCGCATCTCCGGCATCTGTGAGAGCCTACAGGGCAAGGAGTGTACGCGACAGGTGATCGCTCCACCCTGTGAGTGGTTACCAGCGGACAATGGTGCGGGGGAAAGGAGTCGCAAGGTAAAAACAGAATCTCTCCGGCCCGATCCTCTTGCTGTTTCTCACCGCATGCAACATTTTTTGTATTTCCTGCCGCTGCCGCAGGGACAGGGCTCGTTGCGGCCCACCTTGGTCGAGAGGCAGGGCATGGTCTTGCCGGAGACATAGAACCACTTGCCCTTCTCTTTGACAAAGGTGCTTTTTTCGTGGAGGAAATTGGTCCGGCCGCCGGCCTCGTACTTGACCTTGAACTCCACCATGCCTTCGGTGTCATCCGGGTTGCCGGCCTGCATCGCAATGATCTCCAGTCCCTGCCAGCGGATACCGGCCTGGGCCGCGAAGTCGGGCGCGGAGTCCCGGTTGTCCGGATGCCAGGTATCGAGCAGGTAGTTGAATTCTCCGTTGACATAGGCGGAGTAGCGGGAGCGCATCAGGGCCTCGGCGCTCGGGGCCGGGGCTGCTCCGGAGAGATAGGGGTAGCAGCATTCGGCAAAGTCTTTTTCCGGATTACAGGGGCAGGGATTCATGGGAGGATCAACAGCAAGATATTATGGTTGGTTTTCCTTACGATGGCCTTTCTGCCAAAGGAGGTTCCCGCGATCATGGTTCTAAAAAGGATGCCCGCGACAGGAGCCGCTGGAAAAAGGACGGTCAAGGCCATGGTTAAAAAAGGGGCGATCCTGTCAGGCCAAGAACAGCAGCCATTTCCGGGCGGCCGCCATCTCTGGCGGCGAAGATGCCGCTGCCGGCCCCGGTCAGGATTCTTTCATTTGTTTCAGCAGGTTCATGCTCAACTGAAAGTTATGCCCTTCTTCTTGTAATACCTGGATATAGAACTTACAGGACTTGCAG
Proteins encoded in this window:
- a CDS encoding SEC-C domain-containing protein is translated as MNPCPCNPEKDFAECCYPYLSGAAPAPSAEALMRSRYSAYVNGEFNYLLDTWHPDNRDSAPDFAAQAGIRWQGLEIIAMQAGNPDDTEGMVEFKVKYEAGGRTNFLHEKSTFVKEKGKWFYVSGKTMPCLSTKVGRNEPCPCGSGRKYKKCCMR